Within Pseudomonadota bacterium, the genomic segment GCCGAGCTGCGCTTCATCTCATGACCGCCTCAGGATCACACGATTAGCGCCCGCCAGGCCTCGAAGGGAAACTGCCGCAAGCCTCGTGGGACGACGGGCTCAGGCGAGCTCCGAAGCTGCCGCACGCTGCAGCAGGCCGGTCAAGCGCGCCGCAAAGCGCGCCGGATCCTCGAGCGGGCTGCCTTCGCTCAGCAACGCCTGGGCGTGCAGCAGCTCGATCCATTCCGTGAGCTTCGGGGCGGTCGGATCGCGTTCGAGCTTGGCCTTGAGGCTTTGGATCAGCTCATGATCGGGGTTGACCTCGAGAATGCGCTTGGATTCGGGCAGCTCGTGTTTCATCGATCGCAGGGCGCGCTCGATATGCGAGGGCAGCCCGCCCTTGGGTATGACAAGGCAAACAGGGGAATCGGTCAAGCGCTTGGAGACGCGCACCTCGCTGACCTTACCCTCCAAGACCTTGCTGAAGCGGTCGAGGAGCGGCTGGATTTCCCCGGCCTCGTTCGTCTGCTCAGGGGTGCTCGCGGCCCTGTCTGATTCGTTCGAAAGCTCCAGCTCGGCATCCATGGCGTTAGCCAGCGGTTTGCCATCGAACTCGGTCAGCCCCTCCAGAGCCCACTGGTCGATCCCGTCGGTCATGAACAGCACCTCGTAGCCACGCTTCTTGAGGACTTCGAGATGAGGACTGTTTGCCAACATCGAAGGCGAGACACCCATGGCGTAGTAGATGCTCTTCTGCCCCTCGCGCATACGAGCGACGTACTGCGGCAAAGAGACCAGGCTGCCGGGCTCGGTGCTGCTCTC encodes:
- a CDS encoding molecular chaperone HtpG (molecular chaperone), giving the protein ESSTEPGSLVSLPQYVARMREGQKSIYYAMGVSPSMLANSPHLEVLKKRGYEVLFMTDGIDQWALEGLTEFDGKPLANAMDAELELSNESDRAASTPEQTNEAGEIQPLLDRFSKVLEGKVSEVRVSKRLTDSPVCLVIPKGGLPSHIERALRSMKHELPESKRILEVNPDHELIQSLKAKLERDPTAPKLTEWIELLHAQALLSEGSPLEDPARFAARLTGLLQRAAASELA